Proteins co-encoded in one Spirosoma endbachense genomic window:
- a CDS encoding DUF3108 domain-containing protein codes for MKKYLIGLGIISILGTGFSALNAYRRVVNTSFGPGEHLEYRVHYGFLNAAEAIVDVSPTVYKVNERPCYRVNVDGRTVGAFDLVTRIRDTWRSYIDTSAILPQKFYSNLQENNYRKEENITFNHEANTVKAEERTERDVFKVPDNVHDFISGYYFLRTFDFSRINNGQVIELPAFYDDTVYNMKVRYRGKDVIKTKFGKINVLKLNPVLPQNKLFKDEESIRIFVSDDANKVPVKVEVDLWVGSMVMDLKRNGGLKQQLKYY; via the coding sequence ATGAAGAAGTACTTAATTGGCCTTGGTATCATCTCCATTTTGGGAACTGGTTTTTCGGCCCTGAACGCTTACCGGCGCGTGGTCAATACCAGCTTTGGACCGGGCGAACATCTTGAATACCGGGTTCACTACGGGTTTCTGAACGCGGCCGAAGCTATTGTAGACGTTAGTCCGACGGTTTACAAAGTTAATGAACGGCCCTGTTATCGCGTCAATGTGGACGGGCGTACTGTTGGCGCTTTCGACCTCGTAACGCGTATTCGTGATACCTGGCGGTCATACATCGACACCTCGGCCATTCTTCCACAGAAGTTCTATAGCAACCTTCAGGAAAACAATTATCGCAAAGAGGAAAACATTACCTTTAACCATGAAGCCAACACGGTAAAAGCGGAAGAACGTACTGAACGCGACGTGTTTAAGGTTCCCGATAACGTCCATGATTTTATTAGTGGCTACTATTTCCTGCGAACGTTTGATTTCAGCCGAATCAACAATGGGCAGGTCATTGAGCTGCCTGCGTTCTACGACGATACGGTCTACAACATGAAGGTTCGTTACCGCGGGAAGGATGTTATAAAAACGAAATTCGGCAAAATCAACGTCCTGAAACTCAACCCTGTTCTCCCTCAGAACAAACTATTTAAGGACGAAGAATCGATCCGTATTTTTGTGTCCGATGACGCCAACAAGGTTCCGGTTAAAGTTGAGGTTGATTTGTGGGTTGGCTCGATGGTGATGGACCTGAAACGTAATGGTGGCCTGAAACAGCAACTGAAATATTACTAG
- a CDS encoding aminopeptidase — protein sequence MWKKIALGVLLILVVLAIWQRELVSYGWMQARGQLRILWNTKPVDEVLADRTYPDSLKRKIELIREIKRFAIDSLGLDKSGSYESFYDQHGKPILWVITAAEPYQLVARQWHFPIIGTFSYKGFFEKDRADSTVAELKREGLDTRIGEVSAWSTLGFLNDPVLSSFLDRPVGSLAELIIHELTHGTLFVKNSLEYNENLADFVGEYGTLRFLAQRYGINSTPYRDYLATKAFYERYDQHILRGTQMLDSLYRTFNITTVVSVKDSLKWQTIRQIVVSSDTITDERSKDAIRSIKKRRWDKLNLPNNAYFIGYLTYRKQQNRFRQEFEHKFGGDFKRYLTFLKQTYPSL from the coding sequence ATGTGGAAAAAGATTGCTTTAGGGGTACTATTAATTTTAGTTGTCTTAGCTATATGGCAGCGGGAACTGGTCAGTTATGGATGGATGCAGGCCCGTGGTCAGCTACGCATTTTATGGAATACAAAGCCCGTTGATGAAGTTCTGGCCGATAGGACTTATCCGGACTCATTAAAACGAAAAATAGAACTTATCCGCGAAATTAAACGTTTTGCTATTGACTCGCTTGGGTTAGACAAGTCAGGTAGCTATGAATCCTTTTATGACCAGCATGGAAAGCCAATCCTGTGGGTTATTACGGCGGCAGAACCCTACCAACTTGTTGCCCGACAATGGCATTTTCCAATAATTGGCACGTTTTCGTATAAAGGTTTTTTCGAAAAAGATCGGGCTGATTCAACAGTTGCCGAGTTGAAACGAGAAGGCCTCGATACGCGTATAGGTGAAGTGTCGGCCTGGTCGACTTTAGGATTTTTGAATGATCCGGTCCTGTCCAGTTTTCTCGACCGACCGGTAGGAAGTCTGGCAGAACTGATTATTCACGAATTGACGCACGGGACATTGTTCGTCAAAAACAGTTTAGAATATAACGAGAATCTGGCTGATTTTGTGGGCGAGTACGGTACGTTGCGCTTTCTGGCTCAGAGATATGGCATAAATTCAACGCCCTACCGTGACTATTTGGCCACGAAAGCGTTTTATGAACGGTACGACCAGCACATACTGCGTGGAACCCAAATGCTTGATAGTCTCTATCGAACATTTAACATTACAACGGTTGTATCGGTTAAAGACTCATTGAAGTGGCAAACCATCCGGCAGATTGTTGTCTCGTCGGATACAATTACCGACGAACGGAGCAAGGATGCGATACGTTCAATAAAAAAACGACGTTGGGACAAACTAAACCTACCGAATAATGCGTATTTTATTGGTTATCTGACCTATAGAAAGCAACAAAATCGCTTCAGGCAGGAATTTGAGCATAAATTTGGCGGAGACTTTAAACGGTATCTGACTTTTCTTAAACAAACTTATCCATCTTTATAA
- a CDS encoding serine hydrolase domain-containing protein — MQLNRRLFLKQLGFGAAGIGLLSSLPGEVWAKGTTRLLRSTPEAQGISSAGLLNFANAVETQKLNVHSMMVLRHGNVVAEGWWAPYAPDLKHTLYSLSKSFTSTAVGMAVAEKRLTVDDKVIKFFPDDVPATVSENLAAMRVKDLLTMSTGHDKEPAVRAEKNWAKAFLAQPVEHQPGTFFLYNSIATYMLSAIVQKLTGQTVLAYLKPRLFDPLGIEGADWEVNPQGINTGGWGLRVKTEDIAKFGQLYLQKGVWNGKKLLPANWIEDATKFEIQSKGGSRKKEENDWLQGYGYQFWRCRNDAYRGDGAYGQYCIVLPKVDMVVAITSETSDMQAVLDNVWNHILGAVKEKALPADAKAQTDLKQKLTSLALPVQNVQSTSPIIAQIDNKTFNIAENALHVKAVSLNFGKDGGIFRIQDDKGEHRINCGMGRWVEKETDLSALPLKLTPTLIPGETQTKIASSGTWTDPNTFVLTVRFIETAHYETITCNFDKDTVKVEFKKSLAILNSAIKDDRPVLQGRLLA, encoded by the coding sequence ATGCAGCTCAATCGTAGGCTTTTTCTGAAACAATTAGGTTTTGGTGCCGCGGGTATTGGCCTCCTCTCATCGCTTCCCGGCGAGGTATGGGCCAAAGGCACTACCAGGCTTCTCCGCAGTACGCCCGAAGCACAGGGCATATCATCGGCGGGTTTGCTGAATTTTGCCAATGCTGTCGAAACGCAGAAACTAAACGTGCATAGTATGATGGTGCTGCGTCATGGCAACGTAGTAGCCGAAGGCTGGTGGGCTCCCTATGCACCCGATCTCAAACACACGCTTTATTCGCTGAGTAAAAGCTTTACATCAACAGCCGTTGGCATGGCCGTTGCCGAAAAACGCCTGACGGTCGACGACAAAGTTATCAAGTTCTTCCCGGACGATGTTCCGGCTACAGTCAGCGAGAATCTGGCGGCCATGCGTGTGAAAGATTTGCTCACCATGTCGACAGGTCATGATAAAGAACCTGCCGTTCGTGCTGAAAAGAACTGGGCGAAAGCATTTCTGGCCCAGCCGGTTGAGCATCAGCCCGGCACATTTTTTCTCTATAACAGCATAGCCACCTACATGCTATCGGCCATTGTTCAGAAACTAACCGGCCAAACGGTGCTGGCTTATCTGAAACCCCGCCTTTTCGACCCGCTCGGTATCGAAGGAGCTGACTGGGAAGTCAATCCACAAGGAATTAATACCGGCGGATGGGGACTTCGCGTCAAAACCGAAGACATCGCCAAATTCGGACAGCTTTATCTGCAAAAAGGCGTCTGGAATGGCAAGAAATTATTGCCCGCCAACTGGATTGAGGATGCTACCAAATTCGAAATCCAATCGAAAGGCGGATCGCGAAAAAAAGAAGAAAATGACTGGCTACAGGGTTACGGCTATCAATTCTGGCGCTGTCGGAATGATGCCTATCGGGGCGATGGTGCCTACGGTCAGTATTGCATCGTTCTGCCCAAAGTAGATATGGTTGTTGCGATCACAAGCGAAACCAGCGATATGCAGGCCGTTCTGGACAATGTCTGGAACCACATTCTGGGAGCCGTGAAAGAGAAAGCACTGCCAGCGGATGCGAAAGCACAGACTGACCTGAAACAGAAACTAACGTCGTTGGCTCTTCCTGTACAAAATGTGCAGTCGACTTCGCCAATCATCGCACAGATCGACAATAAGACGTTTAACATCGCCGAAAATGCCCTCCATGTCAAAGCGGTTTCGCTGAATTTTGGGAAAGACGGCGGCATTTTCAGAATTCAGGACGATAAGGGCGAACACCGCATCAACTGCGGCATGGGTCGCTGGGTCGAGAAAGAAACCGACCTGTCTGCGCTGCCGCTAAAATTGACACCAACGCTGATTCCGGGAGAAACTCAGACCAAAATTGCCTCCAGCGGCACCTGGACCGACCCCAACACCTTTGTGTTGACTGTGCGGTTTATTGAAACAGCCCACTACGAGACCATAACCTGCAACTTCGACAAAGACACGGTCAAGGTCGAATTCAAGAAAAGCCTGGCAATTCTCAACTCAGCCATAAAAGACGACCGGCCTGTATTGCAGGGGCGTTTGCTGGCCTAA